The Georgenia sp. TF02-10 genome window below encodes:
- the trpA gene encoding tryptophan synthase subunit alpha, with amino-acid sequence MTTPTTTPAPPTSRTAAALDAARARGGAALVGYLPVGFPDVPTSVRAAREIVAAGADVVELGLPYSDPGMDGETIQRAAQAALDGGTRTADVLRAVEQVAQTGAAVLVMTYYNPVHRYGVDRFARDLAAAGGAGLITPDLIPDEAGEWLAASDTHGLDRVFLVAPSSTDARLRSTAKACRGFVYAASTMGVTGARAAVDSHARRLVERTRAAGAERVCVGLGVSTGEQAAEIAGYADGVIVGSALVRTLQRDDGDSTAALRDLAALAAELAAGAHGA; translated from the coding sequence ATGACGACACCGACGACGACCCCCGCCCCGCCGACGTCCCGCACCGCCGCGGCCCTGGACGCCGCCCGGGCCCGCGGCGGCGCGGCCCTGGTCGGCTACCTGCCGGTCGGCTTCCCCGACGTGCCCACCTCGGTGCGGGCCGCGCGGGAGATCGTCGCGGCCGGCGCCGACGTCGTCGAGCTCGGGCTGCCCTACTCCGACCCCGGCATGGACGGGGAGACCATCCAGCGGGCCGCCCAGGCCGCCCTGGACGGCGGCACCCGCACCGCCGACGTCCTCCGCGCCGTCGAGCAGGTCGCCCAGACCGGCGCGGCCGTGCTCGTGATGACCTACTACAACCCGGTGCACCGCTACGGCGTGGACCGCTTCGCCCGCGACCTCGCCGCGGCCGGCGGCGCCGGGCTGATCACCCCGGACCTCATCCCGGACGAGGCGGGGGAGTGGCTCGCCGCCTCCGACACCCACGGCCTGGACCGGGTCTTCCTCGTCGCGCCCAGCTCGACCGACGCGCGGCTGCGCAGCACCGCCAAGGCGTGCCGCGGGTTCGTCTACGCCGCCTCCACCATGGGCGTCACCGGCGCCCGCGCCGCGGTGGACAGCCACGCCCGCCGGCTGGTCGAGCGCACCCGGGCGGCCGGCGCCGAGCGGGTCTGCGTGGGTCTGGGCGTGTCCACCGGCGAGCAGGCCGCGGAGATCGCCGGGTACGCCGACGGCGTCATCGTCGGCTCGGCCCTGGTCCGTACGCTCCAGCGGGACGACGGCGACAGCACCGCCGCGCTGCGCGACCTCGCCGCGCTGGCCGCCGAGCTCGCGGCCGGGGCGCACGGGGCCTGA
- the lgt gene encoding prolipoprotein diacylglyceryl transferase, translating into MPPVLTALPSPPQAEWYLGPLPIRAYAIAILVGILLAWWVLDRRYTAKGGPPDTATDVAVFWMVPFGIVGARIYHVLTSPDAYFGPDGDPVRILYVWHGGLGIWGAVAAGALGAWLGLRRRGLRLAPFADALAPGLLVAQAAGRLGNYFNQELYGAPTTLPWGLQVDDAHRVAGYPAGTLFHPTFLYEMLWNLAAVGVLVWAERRFRLGHGRVFWLYVMLYTAGRVWIEALRIDDAERVLGVRLNVWTSILVFLLALVAFLLSRRSRGRPDPLWLPGRGPAARDTPGGADDGGSVADDGGADDGGADDGGADDPARAVADGPAPAVPRRSRRATQRPDR; encoded by the coding sequence GTGCCCCCCGTCCTCACCGCCCTGCCCAGCCCGCCGCAGGCGGAGTGGTACCTCGGCCCGCTCCCGATCCGGGCCTACGCCATCGCCATCCTCGTCGGCATCCTGCTCGCCTGGTGGGTGCTGGACCGGCGCTACACCGCCAAGGGCGGCCCGCCGGACACCGCGACGGACGTGGCGGTCTTCTGGATGGTCCCGTTCGGCATCGTCGGGGCCCGGATCTACCACGTCCTGACCTCCCCGGACGCCTACTTCGGGCCCGACGGCGACCCCGTCCGCATCCTGTACGTCTGGCACGGCGGGCTCGGCATCTGGGGCGCCGTCGCGGCCGGCGCGCTCGGCGCCTGGCTCGGCCTGCGGCGGCGGGGCCTGCGGCTGGCGCCGTTCGCCGACGCGCTCGCCCCGGGGCTGCTGGTGGCCCAGGCCGCCGGCCGGCTGGGCAACTACTTCAACCAGGAGCTCTACGGCGCCCCGACCACCCTGCCGTGGGGCCTGCAGGTCGACGACGCCCACCGGGTCGCCGGCTACCCCGCCGGCACGCTCTTCCACCCCACCTTCCTCTACGAGATGCTGTGGAACCTGGCCGCGGTGGGCGTCCTGGTCTGGGCCGAGCGGCGGTTCCGGCTCGGGCACGGCCGGGTCTTCTGGCTCTACGTCATGCTCTACACGGCCGGCCGGGTGTGGATCGAGGCGCTCCGGATCGACGACGCCGAGCGGGTGCTCGGCGTCCGGCTGAACGTGTGGACCTCCATCCTCGTCTTCCTCCTCGCCCTGGTGGCCTTCCTGCTCAGCCGGCGCAGCCGCGGCCGGCCCGACCCGCTCTGGCTGCCCGGCCGGGGCCCGGCCGCCCGGGACACCCCCGGAGGCGCCGACGACGGCGGGTCCGTCGCCGACGACGGCGGTGCTGACGACGGCGGTGCTGACGACGGCGGTGCTGACGACCCCGCCCGGGCCGTCGCCGACGGCCCCGCCCCGGCCGTCCCCCGCCGCAGCCGGCGGGCGACCCAGCGCCCCGACCGCTGA
- a CDS encoding glutamate synthase subunit beta, protein MADPRGFLTYRERELPRRRPVPVRILDSREVYERRAEDAPALVRQATRCMDCGVPFCHNGCPLGNLIPEWNELTRRQDWAGAIERLHATNNFPEWTGRLCPAPCESACVLGINQPAVTIKNIEQSIADNAWDLGLVEPQVPERLTGATVAVVGSGPAGLAAAQQLTRAGHTVAVYERDDRIGGLLTYGIPDFKMEKDQVERRVAQMVAEGTRFRPGVDVGGTGPGALTGADLRERYDAVVLAMGSTVPRDLPVPGRDLAGVHTAMEYLVQANRAVAGDDVPDQILATGKDVVIIGGGDTGSDCLGTATRQGARSVTQIDINPVPPRERAADQPWPTYPKVYRVSTSHEENGERVYATGTAELLSDGSAGPGAVTHLRLETVEKVDGRAVPVPGTERVVPAQLVLLALGFTGVPRTGLVDQLGVAVDARGRVVRDETFATSVPGVFVAGDAGRGQSLIVWAIAEGRAAAAAVDAFLRGETDLPAPILPSTASVSV, encoded by the coding sequence ATGGCTGACCCCCGCGGCTTCCTGACTTACCGCGAGCGCGAGCTGCCCCGCCGGCGCCCGGTGCCGGTGCGCATCCTGGACTCCCGGGAGGTGTACGAGCGGCGCGCCGAGGACGCCCCGGCCCTGGTCCGCCAGGCCACCCGGTGCATGGACTGCGGGGTGCCGTTCTGCCACAACGGCTGCCCGCTGGGCAACCTGATCCCGGAGTGGAACGAGCTCACCCGCCGCCAGGACTGGGCCGGGGCGATCGAGCGGCTGCACGCCACCAACAACTTCCCGGAGTGGACCGGCCGGCTGTGCCCGGCCCCGTGCGAGTCCGCCTGCGTGCTGGGCATCAACCAGCCGGCGGTGACCATCAAGAACATCGAGCAGTCCATCGCCGACAACGCCTGGGACCTGGGCCTGGTCGAGCCGCAGGTGCCCGAGCGGCTGACCGGGGCCACGGTCGCCGTCGTCGGGTCCGGCCCGGCCGGGCTGGCCGCCGCCCAGCAGCTCACCCGGGCCGGGCACACGGTGGCCGTCTACGAGCGGGACGACCGCATCGGCGGGCTGCTCACCTACGGCATCCCCGACTTCAAGATGGAGAAGGACCAGGTCGAGCGGCGGGTCGCGCAGATGGTCGCCGAGGGCACCCGGTTCCGTCCCGGCGTCGACGTCGGCGGCACCGGGCCGGGCGCGCTGACCGGGGCGGACCTGCGCGAGCGCTACGACGCCGTCGTGCTGGCCATGGGCTCCACGGTGCCCCGGGACCTGCCCGTCCCGGGCCGGGACCTGGCCGGGGTGCACACCGCCATGGAGTACCTGGTCCAGGCCAACCGGGCGGTGGCCGGCGACGACGTCCCGGACCAGATCCTGGCCACCGGCAAGGACGTGGTCATCATCGGCGGCGGCGACACCGGCTCGGACTGCCTGGGCACCGCCACCCGGCAGGGCGCCCGCTCGGTCACCCAGATCGACATCAATCCCGTCCCGCCCCGGGAGCGGGCCGCGGACCAGCCCTGGCCGACCTACCCCAAGGTCTACCGGGTCTCCACCTCGCACGAGGAGAACGGCGAGCGGGTCTACGCCACCGGCACCGCCGAGCTGCTCAGCGACGGCAGTGCCGGCCCGGGCGCCGTCACCCACCTGCGGCTGGAGACGGTGGAGAAGGTCGACGGGCGCGCCGTCCCGGTGCCCGGCACCGAGCGGGTCGTGCCCGCCCAGCTCGTCCTGCTCGCCCTGGGCTTCACCGGCGTGCCGCGCACCGGGCTGGTCGACCAGCTCGGGGTGGCGGTGGACGCCCGCGGCCGGGTGGTCCGCGATGAGACGTTTGCCACGTCGGTCCCCGGGGTCTTCGTCGCCGGCGACGCCGGGCGGGGGCAGTCCCTCATCGTCTGGGCGATCGCCGAGGGCCGGGCGGCGGCGGCCGCGGTCGACGCGTTCCTGCGCGGCGAGACCGACCTTCCCGCGCCGATCCTGCCCTCGACGGCGTCCGTCTCGGTCTGA
- the pyk gene encoding pyruvate kinase, producing the protein MRRAKIVCTIGPATASAEKVQELVDAGMDVARINRSHGDVAEHEAVYRNVRAAAQASGRAVAVLVDLQGPKIRLGNFTAEKVYLKEGDTFTITTEDVPGTAEIASTTFAGLPGDCKPGDRILIDDGKVAVRVLEVDGPRVVTRVEVPGPVSNHKGLNLPGVAVSVPALSEKDKDDLRWGLQIGADLIALSFVRSAADVEDVHAIMEEVGRRVPVIAKVEKPQAVENLVEVVEAFDGIMVARGDLGVEMPLEQVPLVQKRAIELARRSAKPVIVATQMLESMVTNPRPTRAEASDVANAILDGADAVMLSGETSVGEFPIETVRTMARIVENTEEHGGERIAPLGSAPHTRGGVITRAAADIGEMLEVKYLVTFTESGDSARRMCRLRSPIPLLAFTPNTDTRNRLALSWGVQTHTVPKVSHTDDMVNQVDQLLQATGLAEEGDRVVIVAGMPPGQVGSTNSIRVHKIGETYTRA; encoded by the coding sequence ATGCGTAGAGCCAAGATCGTGTGCACGATTGGGCCGGCGACCGCGTCGGCCGAGAAGGTCCAGGAGCTGGTGGACGCCGGCATGGACGTCGCCCGGATCAACCGCAGCCACGGCGACGTCGCCGAGCACGAGGCGGTCTACCGCAACGTGCGCGCCGCCGCCCAGGCCTCCGGGCGCGCGGTCGCGGTGCTGGTGGACCTGCAGGGCCCAAAGATCCGGCTGGGCAACTTCACCGCCGAGAAGGTGTACCTCAAGGAGGGCGACACCTTCACCATCACCACCGAGGACGTCCCTGGCACCGCCGAGATCGCCTCCACCACGTTCGCCGGCCTGCCCGGGGACTGCAAGCCCGGGGACCGGATCCTCATCGACGACGGCAAGGTGGCCGTGCGGGTGCTGGAGGTCGACGGCCCGCGCGTCGTCACCCGGGTGGAGGTGCCCGGGCCGGTCTCCAACCACAAGGGGCTGAACCTGCCCGGCGTCGCCGTCTCGGTCCCGGCGCTGTCGGAGAAGGACAAGGACGACCTGCGCTGGGGCCTGCAGATCGGCGCCGACCTGATCGCCCTGTCCTTCGTCCGCTCGGCCGCCGACGTGGAGGACGTGCACGCAATCATGGAGGAGGTCGGCCGCCGGGTGCCGGTCATCGCCAAGGTGGAGAAGCCGCAGGCGGTGGAGAACCTGGTCGAGGTGGTCGAGGCGTTCGACGGGATCATGGTCGCCCGCGGCGACCTCGGCGTGGAGATGCCGCTGGAGCAGGTCCCGCTGGTCCAGAAGCGGGCCATCGAGCTCGCCCGGCGCAGCGCCAAGCCGGTCATCGTCGCCACCCAGATGCTGGAGTCGATGGTCACCAACCCCCGGCCCACCCGCGCGGAGGCCTCCGACGTCGCCAACGCGATCCTCGACGGCGCCGACGCGGTCATGCTCTCCGGGGAGACCTCGGTGGGGGAGTTCCCGATCGAGACCGTGCGGACCATGGCCCGGATCGTGGAGAACACCGAGGAGCACGGCGGCGAGCGGATCGCCCCGCTCGGCTCCGCCCCGCACACCCGCGGCGGCGTCATCACCCGGGCGGCCGCGGACATCGGGGAGATGCTCGAGGTCAAGTACCTGGTGACGTTCACCGAGTCCGGCGACTCCGCCCGGCGGATGTGCCGGCTGCGCTCGCCGATCCCGCTGCTGGCGTTCACCCCCAACACCGACACCCGGAACCGGCTGGCGCTGTCCTGGGGCGTGCAGACCCACACCGTGCCCAAGGTCAGCCACACCGACGACATGGTCAACCAGGTCGACCAGCTCCTGCAGGCCACCGGGCTGGCCGAGGAGGGCGACCGGGTCGTCATCGTCGCCGGCATGCCGCCGGGCCAGGTCGGCTCGACCAACTCCATCCGTGTGCACAAGATCGGGGAGACCTACACCCGGGCCTGA
- the trpB gene encoding tryptophan synthase subunit beta: MSEEPAAGTPHPGQRLAEAAGPYFGAFGGRFVPEALVAALDELAAAWESLKTDPEYLAEMDHLHRTYTGRPSILTEVPRFGRHAGGARVLLKREDLNHTGSHKINNVLGQALLTRKIGKRRVIAETGAGQHGVATATAAALLGLDCTVYMGEEDVRRQALNVARMRLLGTEVVPVTTGSRTLKDAINEAFRDWVTNVETTTYIFGTAAGPHPFPTIVRDLQKVIGEEARAQVLDLTGALPDVVCACVGGGSNAIGIFNAFLDDDGVRLVGLEAAGDGVETGRHASSITGGAPGVLHGARSYLLQDEDGQTVESHSISAGLDYPGVGPEHSWLATIHRAEYQPVTDAEAMDAFRLLCRTEGIIPAIESAHALAGAIRIGREAQAAGQPAPTILVNLSGRGDKDVETAAAWFELLDADEHSVPVPTAAAGPAEEAKTGAVDAAGYAATGSVEV; the protein is encoded by the coding sequence GTGTCCGAGGAGCCGGCGGCCGGTACGCCGCACCCCGGCCAGCGCCTCGCCGAGGCCGCCGGGCCGTACTTCGGCGCGTTCGGCGGCCGGTTCGTCCCCGAGGCGCTCGTCGCCGCGCTGGACGAGCTCGCCGCGGCCTGGGAGTCGCTCAAGACTGACCCCGAGTACCTCGCGGAGATGGACCACCTCCACCGCACCTACACCGGCCGGCCGAGCATCCTCACCGAGGTCCCGCGGTTCGGCCGGCACGCGGGCGGCGCGCGGGTGCTGCTCAAGCGGGAGGACCTCAACCACACCGGCTCGCACAAGATCAACAACGTCCTGGGCCAGGCCCTGCTCACCCGCAAGATCGGCAAGCGGCGGGTCATCGCCGAGACCGGGGCCGGCCAGCACGGCGTCGCCACCGCGACCGCCGCGGCGCTGCTCGGCCTGGACTGCACCGTCTACATGGGCGAGGAGGACGTGCGCCGCCAGGCCCTCAACGTCGCCCGGATGCGCCTGCTCGGCACCGAGGTCGTCCCGGTCACCACCGGCTCGCGCACCCTGAAGGACGCCATCAACGAGGCGTTCCGCGACTGGGTCACCAACGTCGAGACCACCACCTACATCTTCGGCACCGCCGCCGGCCCGCACCCGTTCCCCACCATCGTCCGGGACCTGCAGAAGGTGATCGGGGAGGAGGCGCGCGCGCAGGTCCTCGACCTCACCGGCGCCCTGCCCGACGTGGTCTGCGCGTGCGTGGGCGGCGGCTCCAACGCGATCGGGATCTTCAACGCCTTCCTCGACGACGACGGGGTGCGCCTGGTCGGGCTGGAGGCGGCCGGCGATGGCGTCGAGACCGGCCGGCACGCCTCCTCCATCACCGGCGGCGCGCCCGGCGTCCTGCACGGCGCCCGCAGCTACCTGCTGCAGGACGAGGACGGCCAGACCGTGGAGTCCCACTCGATCTCCGCCGGCCTGGACTACCCCGGCGTCGGGCCGGAGCACTCCTGGCTCGCCACCATCCACCGCGCCGAGTACCAGCCGGTCACCGACGCCGAGGCGATGGACGCGTTCCGGCTGCTGTGCCGCACCGAGGGCATCATCCCGGCGATCGAGAGCGCGCACGCCCTCGCCGGGGCGATCCGGATCGGCCGGGAGGCGCAGGCCGCCGGGCAGCCGGCGCCGACGATCCTGGTCAACCTCTCCGGCCGCGGGGACAAGGACGTGGAGACCGCGGCCGCCTGGTTCGAGCTCCTCGACGCCGACGAGCACTCCGTCCCGGTCCCGACGGCGGCCGCCGGACCGGCGGAGGAGGCGAAGACCGGGGCGGTCGACGCCGCGGGCTACGCCGCCACCGGCAGCGTGGAGGTCTGA
- the gltB gene encoding glutamate synthase large subunit, which produces MDRARTTPFSSPAPRGLYDGQQEHDACGVGFVATLRGTPGRDIVDAALTVLLNLDHRGAVGAEENTGDGAGLLTQVPDAFLRAVVDFPLPPAGGYAPGLVFLPGAEDGPAAVADAVAGIETIAAEEDLTVLGWREVPTDPSMIGPSARESMPTFRQLFVADAAGKRTGLDLDRRTFRLRKRIERELGVYLASLSARTLVYKGMLTTTQLQPFFPDLSDERLASEIALVHSRFSTNTFPSWPLAQPFRLLAHNGEINTVRGNRGWMAAREGTASSDVLGDLEPLTPICTPGASDSATFDEVLELLHLAGRSLPHAILMMVPEAWQNHTGMPPAVRAFYEYTSTLIEPWDGPAALTFTDGTLVGAVLDRNGLRPGRYWVTDDGLVVLASETGVLDLPPEKVVRKGRLQPGRMFLVDTQAGRIVPDEEVKRSLADAHPYQQWLDAGLVHLEDLPDRDHVDHSRLSVVRRQQTFGYTEEELRILLAPMAATGAEPIGSMGTDTPLAVLSARPRLLFDYFTQLFAQVTNPPLDAIREELVTALGGAIGPEPNLLADTPDHARKVVVPFPTMDNDQLAKIKHIGRARRGHGFTSTTISGLYRVSGGGAALQERLAEIFAEVDAAIDAGVSFLILSDRESTAELAPIPSLLLTAAVHHHTLRRRTRTKISLLVEAGDVREVHHVALLIGYGAAAVNPYLAMESVEHLVRDGVLTGVSPEQAVANLITALGKGVLKVMSKMGISTLASYRGAQVFEALGLSEDLVAEYFTGTPTPLGGVGLDVIAAEVAARHATAYPPSGISPKHRTLRTGGEYQWRREGEPHLFDPETIFRLQHSTRTRRYDVFRSYTRGVDEQSRRLMTLRGLLRLNAAGRTPVPLEEVEPVSAIVKRFSTGAMSYGSISAEAHETLAVAMNMLGGKSNTGEGGEDPDRLRDPRRRSAIKQVASGRFGVTAEYLTNADDIQIKMAQGAKPGEGGQLPAHKVYPWIAQTRHSTPGVGLISPPPHHDIYSIEDLKQLIHDLKNANPAARVHVKLVSEIGVGTVAAGVAKAHADVVLVSGHDGGTGASPLTSLKHAGGPWEIGLAETQQTLVLNGLRDRVVVQADGQMKTGRDVVVAALLGAEEFGFATAPLVVEGCVMMRVCHLDTCPVGIATQNPELRSRFTGRAEHVVTFFEFVAEEVREHLAALGLRSLDEAVGQADLLDTTAAVEHWKASGLDLEPLLTKVDPAPGSALRHVRAQDHGLAAALDHELIARAGPALERGEPVRIDLPVRNTNRTVGTMLGHEVTKRYGGAGLPDGTIDITLTGSAGQSFGALLPRGVTLRLHGDANDYVGKSLSGGRIVLAPPAGSVLAAEENVIAGNVIGYGATAGEIFLRGRAGERFGVRNSGATLVVEGVGDHAAEYMTGGTMLVLGPTGRNLGAGMSGGTAYVLDLDPGKVNGPALATGELLLRPLDAEDVTIVTALLRRHADLTGSAVAAALLADGGGLPRLTKVLPRQYAAVSAALVRAAEDGLDPSSPDVWASIMKASTHG; this is translated from the coding sequence ATGGACCGAGCCAGGACTACCCCGTTCAGCAGCCCCGCGCCCCGGGGCCTCTACGACGGCCAGCAGGAGCACGACGCCTGCGGCGTCGGCTTCGTCGCCACGCTGCGCGGCACCCCCGGCCGGGACATCGTGGACGCCGCCCTCACGGTGCTGCTCAACCTCGACCACCGCGGCGCCGTCGGCGCCGAGGAGAACACCGGCGACGGCGCCGGCCTGCTCACCCAGGTCCCGGACGCCTTCCTGCGCGCCGTCGTCGACTTCCCGCTGCCGCCGGCCGGCGGCTACGCGCCCGGGCTGGTGTTCCTCCCCGGCGCGGAGGACGGACCGGCCGCCGTCGCCGACGCCGTCGCCGGCATCGAGACCATCGCCGCCGAGGAGGACCTCACCGTCCTCGGCTGGCGCGAGGTGCCCACCGACCCCTCGATGATCGGGCCCAGCGCCCGGGAGTCGATGCCCACCTTCCGCCAGCTCTTCGTCGCCGACGCCGCCGGGAAGCGCACCGGGCTGGACCTGGACCGGCGCACCTTCCGGCTCCGCAAGCGCATCGAGCGCGAGCTGGGCGTCTACCTCGCCTCGCTGTCCGCCCGGACCCTGGTCTACAAGGGCATGCTCACCACCACCCAGCTACAGCCCTTCTTCCCCGACCTCTCCGACGAGCGGCTGGCCAGCGAGATCGCCCTGGTGCACTCCCGCTTCTCCACCAACACCTTCCCGTCCTGGCCGCTCGCCCAGCCGTTCCGGCTGCTCGCGCACAACGGGGAGATCAACACCGTGCGCGGCAACCGCGGCTGGATGGCGGCCCGGGAGGGCACCGCGTCCTCGGACGTGCTCGGCGACCTGGAGCCGCTCACCCCGATCTGCACCCCCGGCGCCTCGGACTCGGCCACCTTCGACGAGGTCCTCGAGCTCCTCCACCTCGCCGGCCGGTCCCTGCCGCACGCGATCCTGATGATGGTCCCCGAGGCCTGGCAGAACCACACCGGCATGCCGCCGGCGGTGCGCGCCTTCTACGAGTACACCTCCACCCTCATCGAGCCCTGGGACGGCCCCGCCGCGCTCACCTTCACCGACGGCACCCTGGTCGGCGCCGTGCTGGACCGCAACGGGCTGCGCCCGGGCCGGTACTGGGTCACCGACGACGGCCTGGTCGTCCTCGCCTCCGAGACCGGGGTGCTGGACCTGCCGCCGGAGAAGGTCGTCCGCAAGGGCCGGCTGCAGCCCGGGCGGATGTTCCTGGTCGACACCCAGGCCGGCCGGATCGTGCCCGACGAGGAGGTCAAGCGCTCCCTCGCCGACGCCCACCCCTACCAGCAGTGGCTCGACGCCGGCCTGGTGCACCTGGAGGACCTGCCCGACCGGGACCACGTGGACCACTCCCGGCTCTCGGTCGTGCGCCGCCAGCAGACCTTCGGCTACACCGAGGAAGAGCTCCGGATCCTGCTCGCGCCGATGGCCGCCACCGGTGCGGAGCCGATCGGCTCGATGGGCACCGACACCCCCCTGGCCGTCCTCTCCGCCCGGCCCCGGCTGCTCTTCGACTACTTCACCCAGCTCTTCGCCCAGGTGACCAACCCGCCGCTGGACGCCATCCGGGAAGAGCTGGTCACCGCCCTGGGCGGCGCCATCGGCCCGGAGCCGAACCTGCTCGCCGACACCCCCGACCACGCCCGCAAGGTCGTCGTCCCCTTCCCCACGATGGACAACGACCAGCTCGCCAAGATCAAGCACATCGGCCGGGCCCGCCGCGGCCACGGCTTCACCTCCACCACCATCTCCGGGCTGTACCGGGTCTCCGGCGGCGGGGCCGCCCTGCAGGAGCGGCTGGCGGAGATCTTCGCCGAGGTCGACGCCGCCATCGACGCCGGGGTGAGCTTCCTGATCCTGTCCGACCGGGAGTCCACCGCCGAGCTCGCGCCGATCCCGTCCCTGCTGCTCACCGCGGCCGTGCACCACCACACCCTGCGCCGGCGCACCCGGACCAAGATCTCTCTGCTGGTCGAGGCGGGGGACGTCCGGGAGGTCCACCACGTCGCGCTGCTCATCGGCTACGGCGCCGCCGCGGTCAACCCGTACCTGGCGATGGAGAGCGTGGAGCACCTGGTCCGCGACGGCGTGCTGACCGGGGTCAGCCCCGAGCAGGCGGTGGCCAACCTGATCACCGCCCTGGGCAAGGGCGTGCTGAAGGTGATGTCCAAGATGGGCATCTCCACCCTCGCCTCCTACCGCGGCGCCCAGGTCTTCGAGGCCCTGGGCCTGTCCGAGGACCTGGTGGCCGAGTACTTCACCGGCACCCCCACCCCGCTCGGCGGGGTCGGGCTGGACGTCATCGCCGCCGAGGTCGCCGCCCGGCACGCCACCGCCTACCCGCCGTCGGGCATCTCGCCCAAGCACCGCACCCTGCGCACCGGCGGGGAGTACCAGTGGCGCCGCGAGGGCGAGCCGCACCTGTTCGACCCCGAGACGATCTTCCGGCTCCAGCACTCCACCCGGACCCGCCGCTACGACGTCTTCCGGTCCTACACCCGGGGGGTGGACGAGCAGTCCCGCCGGCTGATGACCCTGCGCGGGCTGCTCCGGCTGAACGCCGCCGGCCGCACCCCGGTGCCGCTGGAGGAGGTGGAGCCGGTCAGCGCGATCGTCAAGCGGTTCTCCACCGGCGCGATGAGCTACGGCTCCATCTCCGCCGAGGCGCATGAGACCCTCGCGGTCGCGATGAACATGCTCGGCGGGAAGTCCAACACCGGCGAGGGCGGGGAGGACCCGGACCGGCTCCGCGACCCGCGCCGCCGCTCGGCGATCAAGCAGGTGGCCTCCGGCCGGTTCGGGGTCACCGCCGAGTACCTGACCAACGCCGACGACATCCAGATCAAGATGGCCCAGGGCGCCAAGCCCGGCGAGGGCGGCCAGCTACCGGCGCACAAGGTCTACCCGTGGATCGCCCAGACCCGGCACTCCACCCCCGGCGTCGGGCTCATCTCCCCGCCGCCGCACCACGACATCTACTCCATCGAGGACCTCAAGCAGCTCATCCACGACCTGAAGAACGCCAACCCGGCCGCCCGGGTGCACGTGAAGCTGGTCAGCGAGATCGGGGTGGGCACGGTCGCGGCCGGGGTGGCCAAGGCGCACGCCGACGTCGTCCTGGTCTCCGGGCACGACGGCGGCACCGGCGCCTCGCCGCTGACCTCGCTCAAGCACGCCGGCGGCCCGTGGGAGATCGGGCTGGCCGAGACCCAGCAGACCCTGGTGCTCAACGGGCTGCGGGACCGGGTGGTGGTCCAGGCCGACGGGCAGATGAAGACCGGCCGGGACGTGGTGGTCGCCGCCCTGCTCGGCGCCGAGGAGTTCGGCTTCGCCACCGCCCCGCTGGTGGTGGAGGGCTGCGTGATGATGCGGGTCTGCCACCTGGACACCTGCCCGGTGGGCATCGCCACCCAGAACCCCGAGCTCCGGTCCCGGTTCACCGGTCGCGCCGAGCACGTGGTCACCTTCTTCGAGTTCGTCGCCGAGGAGGTCCGCGAGCACCTCGCCGCCCTCGGGCTGCGGTCCCTGGACGAGGCGGTCGGTCAGGCGGACCTGCTGGACACCACCGCGGCGGTGGAGCACTGGAAGGCCTCCGGGCTGGACCTGGAGCCGCTGCTGACCAAGGTCGACCCGGCGCCCGGCTCCGCGCTGCGGCACGTGCGCGCCCAGGACCACGGCCTGGCGGCCGCGCTGGACCACGAGCTCATCGCCCGCGCCGGCCCGGCGCTGGAGCGCGGCGAGCCGGTGCGGATCGACCTGCCGGTGCGCAACACCAACCGCACCGTGGGCACCATGCTCGGCCACGAGGTGACCAAGCGTTACGGCGGCGCCGGCCTGCCGGACGGCACGATCGACATCACCCTGACCGGCTCCGCCGGGCAGTCCTTCGGCGCCCTGCTGCCCCGCGGGGTGACCCTGCGGCTGCACGGGGACGCCAACGACTACGTCGGCAAGTCCCTCTCCGGCGGCCGGATCGTGCTGGCCCCGCCGGCCGGGTCGGTGCTCGCCGCCGAGGAGAACGTCATCGCCGGCAACGTCATCGGCTACGGCGCCACGGCCGGGGAGATCTTCCTCCGCGGCCGGGCCGGGGAGCGGTTCGGGGTGCGCAACTCCGGGGCCACCCTGGTGGTGGAGGGGGTGGGGGACCACGCCGCGGAGTACATGACCGGCGGCACCATGCTGGTCCTGGGCCCGACCGGCCGGAACCTCGGCGCCGGCATGTCCGGCGGCACCGCCTACGTCCTGGACCTCGACCCCGGCAAGGTCAACGGCCCGGCCCTGGCCACCGGCGAGCTGCTGCTGCGCCCGCTGGACGCCGAGGACGTCACCATCGTCACCGCGCTGCTGCGCCGGCACGCCGACCTGACCGGCTCGGCGGTGGCCGCCGCCCTGCTGGCCGACGGCGGCGGCCTGCCCCGGCTGACCAAGGTGCTCCCGCGGCAGTACGCCGCCGTCTCCGCCGCCCTGGTCCGGGCGGCCGAGGACGGCCTGGACCCCAGCTCACCGGACGTGTGGGCCTCGATCATGAAGGCGAGCACCCATGGCTGA